Below is a genomic region from Brassica oleracea var. oleracea cultivar TO1000 chromosome C9, BOL, whole genome shotgun sequence.
TTTATATCAAACATGTATATATTCTATTATCTGGGTCAATATATTAATTAAATATCTAATATTACATAAATAATTTTATAATTAATTATACATTTTAACTCAACCAAAATTTTAACAATAACCTACAGCAAAAGCTAAATTTAGTGATAAAATTTGATAATTCACTAAAGTATATAAAATTAAACAAAAAGTATGTGAATTTATTTACAAGTTTGTTTCTTTTCTACTAACAACTGTAAAATTTATTTACAATTTTAACAATCCACTGCAAAAACTAAATTTAGTATAAACATTTAATGATGTAATGTCACATCCAATTCTTAATATATAATTAAAACATAGATTATTTAACAAAAAAAATCATCTTAACAAGTAATATTTATTTTTAAAATAACTAATTTTTCAGATAACATGGTTTATTTAGTGTTCATGTACAAAATCTAAATAATATGTATATTTTTTTAAAATATATATATATATATATATATATATAATATTTACTTTAACTACTTAGACTAGACCCTGATCCGCGCGCCAGTGCGGGTATGAATTTTAGGTTTTTGTTTATTTATTTAACTAAATGATGTATTTGTAATATTTGATGTATTATATTCACCAAGTAAATAATTTTTTTGGCATCTTAAACCATCCATTTATGACGAATATTCGATATCATATAAAAAATTGAACAAATAGACGTAATTAGAGAATTGTAGACGATATATAAAAACAATGGTTATTAATGTAAAATATGAAGAAGTATTATATTATGACTTAGTATGGCATAAAAGATTATAAATTAGTTATACATGTTTAAATAAAATAAAATGATTTTTAAACTTCTATGAAAAATTTAACATATAAAAATGGACGATGAATTAGTCATCAAATTGTAAATAATTTCATAATTTTATTAATAATAAATTATTTATAGTCTTTGTTTTTCATCAAGATAATTATTAAATGTNNNNNNNNNNNNNNNNNNNNNNNNNNNNNNNNNNNNNNNNNNNNNNNNNNNNNNNNNNNNNNNNNNNNNNNNNNNNNNNNNNNNNNNNNNNNNNNNNNNNNNNNNNNNNNNNNNNNNNNNNNNNNNNNNNNNNNNNNNNNNNNNNNNTTTATTGATTTGTTTTTTTTATAAAGCTTAGAAAATCAGTGGGATGATTGGTTGGTTGATACATCTTATAAAGAAAACGAAAACTATAGGTGGTTTGACTATTGTACATCGATCGATGCATGATGTAAGTTGACTATATAAAACTTGAGCATGATCATTTCAAACTAAAGTATAGGTAGGTTATATGCATTTGTTATATTGTAGTTAATATATTTTAAATATTACATGAGTCAAGTGATTCACGTTTTCGTAAAAATAAAATTCAAGTTCATTATTGGGCCGTACTCGTCCGTAATAAGCTACATTAAATATGATGTATTTTTAGGTTCATTTAATGACATTAAGTTTAAATTTGATTAAGAAAAACTCATTAATTTAACTGGAAAATACAAGCATTAAAATAGGTAGGTTTATTTAATGACACTGAATTTAAATTTGATTAAGGAAAACTCATTAATTTAACTGGAAAAGATAAGCATTAAAATAGGTAGTTTAATTTAATTCTCAGTGGCACGAAAGTGTAAATAAGTTAGAAAATTTAGTGTATTTTTTAACTGGTACTTCTCTTTTAATAATATAGATTATTTGTTAATTTTCATCCTGACGGTACGGTCCTACTTTTAGGTATTCTGATGTGGGCCCATTTCGGAAGCTAAGCTAGCTGCTACGTGGCAAAGCTTCACCACAGGAATGAAGAATCTATTTAAGGCGCATCCGCTGGCTAAACCTCTTCATCTACCAACCAACCAACCAACGAAGAAGCCTCTTGAGATTTCCCAAGATCAAATCTAAAAACCCTTAGTAAGTAAGTTTGGTCAAACTTAGTTCTGAAAAAAAATCATCGATTGGGTGTTCTATTATCGTATTTCTAGAATATTCTCGTACCGTAACGTTTCACTGTTTCTGAATCGTTCGATGCTTTGCCTCTGTAATGCTTGTGCTACTCCTATACTTGTGATTTATTTTATTGATCAGGCTTTGATTGTGTTTGTTTGCAGGTACCTGACTATTCAAGCTTATGGCATCGAGAAGAATTAACAGCGAGCTTAGGGACCTGCAAAAGGACCCTCCACTGTCTTGCAGTGCCGGTGAGTATTAACTATCAAAGTTTGGATCTTTTCTACTACTTTCTAAGACACACCATGTAGGCTGATTTCTCTTTTAGGATACTCTCTCTAACTTCACTATTTTAGATTCTGAAGAAATTGGTGATATGTTGGTTTAGGTCCTGTGGGTGATGATATGTACCACTGGCAAGCAACTATCATGGGTCCAACTGATAGCCCATTCACCGGTGGTGTATTTCTTGTTTCCATTCACTTCCCTCCAGATTACCCCTTCAAGCCACCAAAGGTTAGAGCGAGTGTTCAATCAGTTACCTTTTTTTCTCTGTAACGATCACCATCGATATGATGCAGGTTTCTTTCCGCACCAAGGTCTATCACCCGAATGTCAACAGTAATGGCAGCATCTGTCTTGACATTCTGAAAGAGCAGTGGAGCCCTGCTCTTACCATATCCAAGGTAATCATCAGTCTGTTTCTCTTTCCACACCACACGCTCTTGCGTTCGTGTCTCTCTCTGTTACGGTCATGTCTTTGTACCTATGAACGAGTTGATACTTTTATGGTATTAGTTCCAGTAATTCTTTTATTATGAGTTACCTTATGCTACATAATGGGCAATGCCTTCATTATCAATATTGGCGACAGTGATATGGGTTTCCAATTTTATATGTTTACATTAGTGAACTGTTTGAAGATACTTTGGTCTAATAAAATGTATGTTATTCTTTAATTTGCATATTCACTTTTAAAGTGCTTAAAAGAGGTTGGTGTTGCATTTCTCCACAGGTTCTTCTGTCGATATGCTCATTGCTGACAGATCCAAACCCTGATGATCCTCTGGTTCCAGAGATAGCTAACATCTACAAGTCAGACCGTACCAAGTACGAGAACACTGCCCGATCCTGGACCCAGAAGTATGCAATGGGATGATATGATGATGGTTGGCAATAATGATCCGCACCAGTAAATTGCGCATTTGTCTAAGAATTGGGGAAATAAGAAGAAAAAAAACATGGATTTGGCTTTTGCTTGGCTGCTTGATTTAATTAGTTTTATTATCTTCTTATGTGTTGGGTGTGTACATGAGCGCTATTTAAGCCTTATTGAAACATTTGGTATCTTTCTTTTAATCCAGTAATTGGCTATTATAACGATCAAGATGAGTCAGTCTCTTGCTTGCTAGTGGTGAATGAAGAACCCACAAAGTTTTCAAATAATAATATATTCAAACATCGGTAGTTACTTATTAGACTAACAGTGAAATCATATTTGGACCAACACGTTTTGATGACCTTGATAGGGTTTAGAGGGTGTGTGATTCCTATTGGATCTTATTGTTTGTCCAACTAGAATAGTCATGACAGTAGAACAACTGCATAAGACTTGTTCCACGATATTGGGTAATATGTACGGTTTTCTCTTTTTAAAAAGTCAATACTGATGTAGGCATTGAAGTATTAAATAGTTCAGCCAATTATTTTTCTTTTCTTTCAAACGTGTATCTGACAAAGATACATGATGTACTCGAAAACTGAAATAAAATTTGAGTTACAGCAAGCACATCAGTGAACTTCTTCTGAACCTCTCCTTTTTTATTATTTTAATATTTTTATTTTTCTGTTTTACTTAAAAAAATAAAATAAAAAATAATAATATTTGGACTAATCGCGGGCCACCATGTGTCGTGGAGTCCGCGCTACAGTGCTTGAACCGATTCATTACGGTGAAACTAGAAGAGGCAGGTTCATAAATCACAATTATAATAATATTTTTTTTATATAGGAATGTGTGTGAACCCATTGAATGATCCTCAATGGGGATGCTCTTGGATACATGGGGTATCAATGTATCTGGCATAGATAACATAATATATACAAATGAAGAAGAATAGAGTTCTGTGGTAACTGTTAAGCCACCATTAAAATGAGTGTAGGTTCGGTGAGTTCTGCAACAATAACAATTAAATATTTTTAACCCAAAAAAGAAACAAGAGTGCCATAAAGAAAGTATTTTTGTTTTTGGGTTGACCGTTTTAGGTTGGTAAACCGAACAAAAACTGAATAAAATCTAAGTAGGTTTGGTTTGTTGTACTTTAAATCTATCTTTGAAAGAGTAGTAGTAAGAGTATGTATGTGAATGTGATCTGCTTACAGGTGTCTCGTTTGGCTTAATTTTAATTTAATATTTGTTATATAAGAAAAAGAAGGTGTGGAAGGGAGTTAAAATGCGAATGAGACATGTCGGCCATGTCATGGTGAGACGATTTAATGAAGAAAGAGGAAACAGAGTCCCAAAACTACATCTAGTTTACTTTTAAAAAGAAGAGAGGAACCCCCACAGAGACAGATAGAGAAAAGTTCACGAAATCCTCTCTGAGAAATTGTGGATTGATAGGAAACTCTTTCCTCTACAAATCTCTCTCTGTATCGAAAAAGAGGTGCGTAACCACCGTTGTCTTTTGCCTATTTTTATTCTGTTTACAGATATCGAATATTCTCTGTTACAACATTTTTTGTTCCTATTTATAGTAATCTCTATCAAAACTTGTCTCTTTTAGAATCTCTCTACAAGGATCTTCCTTGTAGGGTTTTTGTAGCGTTTTATCCACCATTCCTTCCTCTTCTGTTACACAACCTTCCTCTGCAGAATTTTCAAGTTTTGCTGAATTCTAAAGATCTTGACCGATTCTGAAGATGTCAGGTTAGTCAAAAATGGTTTTGAGTACCAAAAAAAAACCAAAACCTTACCCCTTCTTTCTTAGGCTATCGATTTATATATATATTGTGATAATGAGGAATTTATTTATGTGAAGGTCGGGAACAAACAAGAGATAAGTTATCAGATTCTGAGTGCACAGAGGACGAGCCACGTCGTTCTAGAATCGGGAACTTGAGAAAGAAAGCGATTAATTGTTCTAGTAAACTTACACACCCTTTAAAGAGAAAAGGGAAACGAAAAATAGATTACTCAGTGCCTTTCATTGAAGATGTTAGGGACGAGAATGAGGAGAAGATTGTACTTAAACTTCGTCAAGAGCTTCTCAATAAAGATCTGTTGCCTCCAAGGCATGATGATTATCATATGTTGTTGAGGTAAAAACTAAGAAGATCTCAGTATGCTTTTGTTCTTGTCTCTTTAACATGTTTGGTTTGCCACTAGGTTTCTGAAAACAATGGAGTTCAGCATCGAGAAAACTGTCACTGCATGGGAACAAATGCTCAAATGGAGGAAAGAGTTTGGAGCAGATCGCATTATACATGTAAAAAAATTATATATATGGTCCTTAGATGTTACAGTAACGAGTACTAGTAGCCAAGTTAATATAAAGTTTCTTGCTCAAAAACAGGATTTCAACTTCAAAGAGTTGGACAAAGTGGTGAGGCACTATCCACAGGGGTATCATGGAGTTGATAAAGATGGTAGACCAATCTATATCGAGAGACTAGGAAAAGCTCATCCCGGTAAGCTTATGGACGTTACAACTATTGAGCGGTACTTAAAGTACCATGTTCAAGAATTCGAGAGAGCTCTTCAGGAGAAGCTTCCTGCATGTTCCATTGCAGCCAAGCGACGAGTCACTACGACGACTACAATACTTGATGTTGAAGGCCTGGTATGCTCCACTCCTATATATTGATACAGTTTTTTTTTTTTTTTTTTTAAATTGATGTATAACATTTATCTGTTGTGGTAACCTCTTCAGGGTATGAAGAACTTTAGTCCTACAGCTGCGAATCTCCTGGCCTCTATTGCTAAAGTAGATTGCAATTATTACCCTGAGGTATCTAACTCTTTTTGAAGGATATGGATCCAATAAGCGCCGAGTGGAACATGGAAATCTATCTCTCGGTTGGCTATGAAAGTTTTGTGTGTAATCGTGGTTGTCTGACTCTTGCAGACTTTGCACCGAATGTTCATTGTCAATGCAGGGATTGGATTCAGGACTTTACTTTGGCCTGCCGCTCAGAAGTTACTTGATCCCATGACTATTGCAAAGATACAAGTAATAGCATATTATCTCTCTGGTTTTAATTTTGTTTAGGAGCACACTTCTTATTACTTGGTATTACTCAGGTTTTGGAACCAAAGTCCTTGTCAAAGTTACTTGAAGCAATTGATTCCAGGTGAATATGCTTTATGTCACTTCATAAGTATCCTTTATATACACTTAACTGCATTCAAGTTCAGTCTGTTACTGCATGCTAACATTGTCATCTTTTACTGCTTTTAATTTCTCAGTCAACTTCCAGAATTTTTGGGAGGCTTATGCAAATGCGCTAACGAAGGAGGGTGCTTAAGGTCTAACAAAGGACCATGGAATGATCTGATCATTCCTTCTCTCCTGAGCCATTCTCAAGTAAGATTTTCTGGGATCATCAATGTGTGTGTGTGTATTTCAATTGTGAATACATTTCAATTCAATGTCTCAGCCAACATATCGACCAAAATCTCAATTCGAAATTTTGTTTGTAATTTTTTTTTTTTTTTTTTTTTTTTTGCTTTATAAGAATCCATGAGCTGCCATGATAGGTTGAGCTATAATAGTATCAGTGTCTTTTCTTTGCAGCTGGTACATCACATGGAAGTAAATCACGTACCACAAACTACAAAAGCTCCTCTTCATATAAGAGATAATGATTCTGCCACTCGCATGATCCCGCCTAATGTGAGCTCCATGCTCCATTGATTTAAAAGGTTTTATTTCTACAATGTTGTAACTTTTAGTTCTTGGCAGGAAACTTTAAAAGAAGAGCCAGATTCTGAAGAATATTACCATTCCACTGGGTCAAGATCTCCAATGCACACTTGTTTTGTTTCTCCACACTCTGATAAGGCCAGTACATCAGATGGTGATAAAATCATTACCACTATAGAATCTATAGAACCGGCTCAAGAGGAACTGTCTCAACCCCAGTCACTAAACACGGACACTGAAAGCTCTTCTTCTGCACCGACATCAAGAAGAGAAGGTGTGTTTTTCTTTCAATCCTTGTTATGGAGTCTACGTTAGTGTTCTGTTTTCCTCAAATGTTATCATTATCACATTTTCAGGTGGTCAGGTTTCACGGTATAGTGCTCTTAGAGAGAAAATCAAAGGCGAGAACATCGTTCACTTGGTGAAAATACTAGTAGCCTTTCCACTGATGAAGCTGTTTGCTCTCTTTGCTTTCTTATTGCATGGATACTGGCAAAGACAGAACTATGTCCCTGTCCTCCATGATTCATCTATAAACAACGAGATGATTCTTCAGTGTTTGGAACGTCTTAAGAAGCTGGAGAAAGACTTCACAGACACTAGTGGAATCCCTCTAAAAATCCCAGAAGCAAACGAAAAGCTATTAACGGAGTCTCTCGAGAGGATCAAGTCTCTTGAACTCGATCTCGACAAAACCAAATCAGTACGCACACTTCTTGATCTTTGACCTTTTATTTATTACCAAACCTTACTGTTCTCTTTTTTTTTATCACATAAATATATAGAATTTTTCTTCGTATGTGTTTCAGGTATTACATATAACGTTAACAAAACAGCTTCAGATCACAGAAGAGATTGAATCCCGTTACCAAGAAGAAGTAAGCCCCACTCAGTCCTTTTTCTTCTCCTTGCTAATTTTAACAGTATATTTGTAGTTGAGACTCCTTTGTGTATGTTTTGCAGCAAAGAAAGCGATGCTGCTTCTGAAGCTTTGGGGTCATAAAGTCGTTACACAGAGATATTATTGCTGTTTATTTTACAGAAATGGTGGGGGTCAAAAATATTATATACACAGAACTTTGTGAATAATTATTTCTAGTACTTGTATTATTTAAATTTCCGTGTGCGGGAATGAATACGAACGTTTTAAGTTTGTATCTGAAAGTGTCATTAGACAAAGAAAGAGAGAACTCATGTTTTTTTTTTTTTGAGCAAAGAGAACTCATGTTTTGAACATTCTTTAGTCAAGCAAATAAAGTTGGAATAATATTGGCATCTTTCATATTTATTAAAAGAGAATAGTCTTTGGTAGATGGCAGGAAGCTGCACAATTATTATTTGATTCGTTGTTTCCTTGTATAGCTGATATTTCAAAGTCGAGGTCGTCCTTTATATATCAGGTCTCTTCGGTACTTCTGCAACCACAGAATCATGAATCTTCACTTCCTCTCTAGTTCTCTCTTCTTGTTCCTACTACTCTCAGTATTTTCGAGTTTCATCTCAGGTAACAACTTTCTTGATTTTTTTTCCTTCCCTAAAAGATCTGTAGACATCAACGATTTTCTTATATTGCAGATAGTGTATTCATCAAATCTGAAACTTTGGTTAATGGAAGAAACCTGCTACAGAAGAAGAAAGGCAACTTCTTTTTAAATCTCTGTTTCTTGAACTTACTGTTCTGTTTCTTTAATTAATATATATATCTTGAACTTACCATTATAATCCTTTAAATCCTTCTAACTGTTGATTTATATTCTCTTAGTATTACGAATATTAGTAAGAGTGTTCCATTGATACATATCCCCAAACTGTTAAAATAATAGAAAGACGGATTATAGCTAGCTAGTAACGATTCATTGACCAAATCTTTGAATTACAATCTTGAACATTGATTCTTAGAGTTATGATACTCTTCTGTTTATTAAGTTCTATACTTTTGTTTCTGCGTATAACTTGTCCTTATAATGATCTTCAAACCTCTACAGATGATATTTTCAATCATTTATGGCATTAGTCTTAAACATTAGCGATTCTTTGCCTATTTGTTTCATGTGGATGCAACTGTCTCTAGGTGACATAGTTTATCTTTCTTTTTCTGTATGGAACAGCATGTCCAGTGAACTTTGAGTTTATGAACTACACAATCATAACAAGCCAATGCAAGGGTCCAAAATACCCACCCAAGAAATGTTGCTCCGCATTCAAGGAATTTGCTTGTCCATACGCTGATCAGCTGAACGACTTGCGCAATGATTGTGCAACCACTATGTTCAGCTACATCAACCTCTATGGTAAATACCCGCCTGGACTGTTCGCAAACAGCTGCCAAGAAAAAGGAGGTCTCAAGTGTCCGGGTCAAAAATGAAGTCCTGCTCTAGTGAAACCGGGTGGTCCTAGTCTTCCTATCTTCAATAATGTTCTTCTTATCAGCAGCTTTATCAACTTTTTACAAAAAAAAGAAGACGATACCGTTTACTTAAAATTCTATTAATAAACAGCTATTTCATATTGTCATTCACCAATGTATCAAATAGTATTAAATTACATAGGCCGAAAGAACAAACTACGTAAACAAAAAAGAAAGAAATCCAACTGTGTGTTGCAACTAAAAAATATTATAAATTGCAACACCCGCAGCATTACCATTCATCCATTCATAAAAACCACAACGCTAAGAGAAGCTATAACCGTGAACATCATGTATAAAGAAGCAAAAGATCAATAAGAAGCCAATCACACTACCAAGATTAAGAAACCATCACAACAATAAGAGAAGAAGACCATATATACTTGGAACTTAATCACTAGCTCGATCATCATTCATCCATAAAACCGCAAAAATACACTGAGAACATCTTTGTATAAGAAAGCAAAAGATCAAATAAAAAAACTATGGCATAACCAAGAATAAAAAACCATCACAACACTAAAAGAAAAAGACCATATACATGGAACTCAATCAATAACAGGAGATGTTTTTGTTGGCCGACTCTGGCTTGGTCTTTCCCCATCTTGAAGAGAAATTATATCCGCCATAGGCCTTTAGTTTCTTTAAAGCGGCTTTGTAGTCTGCCTTACTGAAAATGTCTGAAATTGCCCAAAACAAATTTTTTTATTTGAGGCTTCTTCAAAATGATCTTTTTGAGATTACTAACGATGTGTCTAGCACATATTTTATGCTTCACCGCTGGTAGTTCCAATTCCACTGCCTTAAGCAATCCCTGAAACCGAAAAAGATAGATGATTGGTTGGACTGTAACTATAAAAATTTTATAGCTAAAATTAACTAGAGTTTTTTAATGTAGTTATATCCAATGAAGCTGTAAGAATTAAACGAGAAAATGATAAAATGAGAAAAGAATTAAAACAAAAAATATTGCTAAAACAATATTTGTTTGCTTTAGAAAATATGCCTTCTACAACCATTGTTTTTTTTTTTAGTTTTTAAAACTAAATAAAATATGATTGATAATTTTTATAGTTGTAGATAGAAATTAAAGATGAAGCATTTGCTATAGCTCAACCAATCACTCCTAACATCTCATGAGGAAATCAATCAAACACAAAGTGTGCATACTAAATTTATACTATCTACATTAAGATCGAAACACCCAAAAGCTATATTACCTACAATTCTACCTGTAAGCAACCTAACATTCAATTTCCCTTCCAATAGACCTCAATTTTGTAATAAACTTACCTCTTTCTCAGATGATAGAACTACTTTCGACCTTCAATTTCAATTCAATAGCTTGACTGAAGATGGAATTCGCAACAGATTTTTGAATATTTTGTACTTCCCACCATATTTCCGGATCACCCAAGACTCTTGACATTTTTTTTTCTCCTTCTTCACGCACAACACTTAGGCTGAGAGCCTCGAGGTCGATTTTGGTGATTTTTTATTATAAAATTTTCAAAACACCTCGTTTTTGTTTTGTTAATTAGTCTAATTTAAAAAACATAAATTGCTAATCCACGTCTATATCCCAGGTCATCATTTGCTAGCTGAGAGTTAACGACAATGTATGTATAAACCATTTTTTAATCATTGAGGTATGAATTTCAAATTAAAATGTAGTTGATGCATGTTTTTGTAAGACCGCATAGAAGAATGGAGATAGGAATTGGCCGAATTCATGTAAGTCTCACTATTAAAAGTAATAATCTATTAAAAGTAATACTGAGAAGGGAGTGGACTCAGTCAAATAACATCAACAATGAGCAACAAGGATGTCATCAAACCCAATGTCTATGTTCTGTCTTCATCGGTTTTGTCCTCACTCTCTAGTACAAGTTCTACAAAGAGAAGCAACGAGGAAGATGCCTTTACAGCTGTATAACAGATGCTATTCAACCTAAAGACTAGACACCTGTCAAGTTTGTATTGTGTAAGGTCTCTCTCTCTATATATAGTCATCCAAAATAGTCATAATAAGAAAGGTATTATTCAGCAGATTCTGCTCTGTTTTCGTGTTCTTATTATGATATCAGAGCCATAAACCTTAACATGTGTTACTATGGCCGATTCTCCAGAAACTTATCCTTTTCCTTCTAGTGTTCATGTTGCAAGTTATGTTACCTTGAAGCTCAATGATTCCAAATATCTTTTGTGGAGTCACTCCCTTAGCAGTCAGAAGCTCCTTGATTTCATCAATGGAAGATATCCAGCTCCTCCTTTAGTTGTTGAACGTCGTGTTGGTGAGGTTGTTCAAGCGGTTCCAAATCCAGCGCATGAAGCGTGGTTCTGTACGGACCAGTTGGTGAAATCTTGGAAGCGCTTGGTGGTGTGTGTGCTCTAAACACCTCTTCTGAGGTATGGATGTCTCTAGCCAACACGTACAATCGAAGCTCTATTGGGAGAGAGTTTGAGCTCAAACGAAAGCTACTACTCTTCCATCTGTGACCAGTTGAGCTCTATTGGCAAACCCATTGACGAGTCTATGAAGATCTGTGGCTTTCTGAATGGTCTTGGTCGTGATTATGACCCTATCTCCACGGTTATACAGAGCTCGATGTCTCGTAACACCATCTTTCACCGATGTCTTGTATGACATACAAGCGTATGAAGCTGCTTCTTTTGCTCAGAACAGGGCGTTTCAAAGTGCTTCTGCAAACTCACACGAAGCTCATCAAACAGCTCAGCACAACAACAGAGGAAGAGGGATTGTTGTTTTGGCTCAAACAGAGGAAGAGGAGGTTAGTCTTCTCGTGGTCGTGGGTTTCATCAGCAAACTACAGCTACTGCTGGCAACAACACTCGCCCTACATGTTAGATTTGTGGCAGAGTGGTCATTCAGCTTTGAAGTGTTGGAATCGTTTTGACAACAACTATCAAAGCAACGATGTTCCCGAAGCATTGGCAGCTTTACAGACAGCAGATGCAACATGAAATGAGTGGTATCTTTACTCTGGTGCTACAAGTCACATTACTTCCAACAAGGACAGTCTGTTCCATACCACTGCTTGGAGTCTATCATGGTAGCAGATGGTAATTTTTTACCCATTACGCACGTTGTTTTCACGAATCTCTCAGTCAACACAAGTAGTATTCCTCTTAATGATATATTGGTTTGTCCTTCTGTCAAGAAGCTCTTGTTATCTTTCTCTAAGTTATGTGAGGATTATCTTTGTCGTGTGTTCTTTGATGCACAAAAGGTCTCCATTCTGGATCTCAAAACAATGAAGGTCCTGACAAACGGTCCAAGGCATGAGGGTCTTTACGTGTTGGAGAATCAGGATTTCAAATCATTCTACTCTACAAGAACAACAAGCTGTTGATGAGTTGGTTTGGCAACATCAGTTGGGACATGCCAATCCTCTGGTTCTTCAACAACTGCAACGTAGTTTTTTTTATCTCAATGAGAAAAAGCTCAAATAAGCTCGTTTGTGAGCCGTGTCAAATGGACAAAAGTCTTAGTCTTCCTTTCTCAGTTTCAGAGTCGTTCACTGTAGAACCACTAGCCAAGATTCATTGTGATCTTTGGGGGCCTTCTCCTATAGAGTTTGTACAAGGTTTCAGATACTATGTGGTGTTCATAGATGCTTTTTCAAGATTTCGTTGGTTTTATCCTCTCAGAATAAAGTCTGATTTCTATGAAATATTTTGTTGTTTCAAAATCTTGTGGAGAATCCGTTCAACAAAAATATCAAAGTGTTTCAGAGTGATGGGGGTGGTGAATTTGTGAGTAATAAGTTCAAGAGTTGCAGAAAGAAAACACATGCACTTAACTGAGATGAGCTTGGCGATGATGTTTTAAAGTCAGGTTCCACTGAAGTATGAGTATAGTTAATGCACTTGTTTTTGAAATAAAAACATAAAGAAAAATATAAAATTATGACTAGTGAAACTTTATTGGTAAAACTAAAAAGTAACAAACAAAATTATGTATTCACTTTTTCTTAATATGTGTAAAATACTCAAAACGTCAATTATTCATATACATAGGGAGTATATTTTTAAATCTTGTGGATATTTCCTTTTTACATTATATATAAAAATCTGTATATTTTGTATTTATAAGTATTTCCCTTTTATTATTTATGCGAAT
It encodes:
- the LOC106313367 gene encoding ubiquitin-conjugating enzyme E2 30-like translates to MASRRINSELRDLQKDPPLSCSAGPVGDDMYHWQATIMGPTDSPFTGGVFLVSIHFPPDYPFKPPKVSFRTKVYHPNVNSNGSICLDILKEQWSPALTISKVLLSICSLLTDPNPDDPLVPEIANIYKSDRTKYENTARSWTQKYAMG
- the LOC106318975 gene encoding GPI-anchored protein LORELEI-like — its product is MNLHFLSSSLFLFLLLSVFSSFISDSVFIKSETLVNGRNLLQKKKACPVNFEFMNYTIITSQCKGPKYPPKKCCSAFKEFACPYADQLNDLRNDCATTMFSYINLYGKYPPGLFANSCQEKGGLKCPGQK
- the LOC106318976 gene encoding phosphatidylinositol/phosphatidylcholine transfer protein SFH14, encoding MSGREQTRDKLSDSECTEDEPRRSRIGNLRKKAINCSSKLTHPLKRKGKRKIDYSVPFIEDVRDENEEKIVLKLRQELLNKDLLPPRHDDYHMLLRFLKTMEFSIEKTVTAWEQMLKWRKEFGADRIIHDFNFKELDKVVRHYPQGYHGVDKDGRPIYIERLGKAHPGKLMDVTTIERYLKYHVQEFERALQEKLPACSIAAKRRVTTTTTILDVEGLGMKNFSPTAANLLASIAKVDCNYYPETLHRMFIVNAGIGFRTLLWPAAQKLLDPMTIAKIQVLEPKSLSKLLEAIDSSQLPEFLGGLCKCANEGGCLRSNKGPWNDLIIPSLLSHSQLVHHMEVNHVPQTTKAPLHIRDNDSATRMIPPNETLKEEPDSEEYYHSTGSRSPMHTCFVSPHSDKASTSDGDKIITTIESIEPAQEELSQPQSLNTDTESSSSAPTSRREGGQVSRYSALREKIKGENIVHLVKILVAFPLMKLFALFAFLLHGYWQRQNYVPVLHDSSINNEMILQCLERLKKLEKDFTDTSGIPLKIPEANEKLLTESLERIKSLELDLDKTKSVLHITLTKQLQITEEIESRYQEEQRKRCCF